The following are encoded in a window of bacterium genomic DNA:
- the rpoN gene encoding RNA polymerase factor sigma-54 codes for MLKQELLLKQTQKLVMTPEMRQSIHMLQMPLLELKGTIEQELAENPMLELVKETETVNAEDSSSSIEESLDAHIKEELEQFAKLDRDWQEYYSQTHEKEDTRKKQEKRDYAETLITNISGLREHLFKQLHLVKLSDDDYKIGETIINEINDDGYLQSSVNELASSTNVPPKSIEKILGIIQQFDPAGVGARTIDECLLIQIKSMGRENTYNQQMVKYHLGDIGKKNYKTIAKALKISENEAIEESKLICSLEPKPGRQYNPVQIKYITPDVTIKKVAEEVEYTIVISNEELPMIRINPLYRKLVQSCGEEKAKKFLLEKFKSAIWLLKSIKQRHVTISKVTKYIIKYQKEFLEKGLSHLKPLILKEVADALEMHQSTISRAISNKYIQTPHGLLPLKYFFSGGVLMSNNPASSTYIKAKIRHLIENEDHKKPISDQKTADKLNTLGIDIARRTVAKYRESLNILPSSLRKS; via the coding sequence ATGTTAAAACAAGAATTATTGCTAAAACAAACGCAAAAGTTAGTAATGACTCCCGAGATGCGCCAGTCTATACATATGCTTCAAATGCCCCTTCTGGAGTTAAAAGGAACAATAGAACAGGAACTAGCAGAAAACCCCATGCTTGAGCTAGTGAAAGAAACAGAGACTGTTAATGCAGAAGATAGTAGTAGTAGTATTGAAGAAAGTCTTGATGCACATATAAAAGAAGAACTGGAGCAATTCGCTAAACTTGACCGGGATTGGCAGGAATATTACAGTCAGACACATGAGAAGGAAGATACAAGGAAAAAGCAGGAGAAAAGGGACTATGCAGAAACTTTAATCACTAATATTTCAGGCTTGAGAGAACATCTATTTAAGCAGTTGCATCTTGTTAAATTATCGGATGATGATTACAAAATTGGAGAGACAATTATTAATGAAATAAATGACGATGGGTATTTGCAAAGTTCAGTGAATGAGCTAGCATCTAGTACAAATGTACCACCAAAGAGCATTGAGAAGATTTTAGGGATAATACAGCAATTTGACCCTGCTGGAGTTGGGGCAAGAACAATTGATGAATGTTTGCTTATTCAGATAAAATCCATGGGCAGGGAAAATACCTATAATCAACAAATGGTTAAGTATCATTTAGGAGATATAGGCAAGAAAAATTACAAAACTATTGCTAAGGCACTCAAGATTTCTGAAAACGAAGCGATTGAAGAGTCTAAGTTAATATGCTCTCTTGAGCCAAAACCTGGAAGACAGTATAACCCTGTTCAGATAAAATACATTACACCTGATGTTACTATTAAAAAGGTGGCTGAGGAAGTCGAATACACAATTGTAATTAGTAATGAAGAATTGCCAATGATTAGGATAAATCCATTATACAGAAAGCTAGTGCAATCCTGTGGAGAAGAAAAAGCTAAGAAGTTCCTGCTTGAGAAATTCAAATCAGCAATATGGCTTCTCAAAAGTATAAAACAAAGGCATGTAACAATATCTAAAGTAACAAAATATATTATTAAATACCAAAAGGAATTTTTAGAAAAAGGATTATCTCATTTAAAGCCCCTGATATTAAAGGAAGTAGCAGATGCCCTAGAAATGCACCAGTCTACTATAAGCAGAGCAATTTCAAATAAGTATATTCAAACGCCTCACGGACTTTTGCCTCTCAAATATTTCTTTAGCGGTGGAGTTTTAATGAGTAATAATCCTGCATCATCAACATACATAAAGGCAAAAATACGCCATCTTATTGAGAATGAAGATCACAAGAAACCAATCAGTGACCAGAAAACTGCAGATAAACTTAACACTTTAGGTATAGATATTGCTCGCAGAACAGTCGCTAAGTACAGAGAGTCTTTGAATATTCTACCATCCAGTCTTAGAAAATCCTAG